The sequence AGCAGATGAGGTTTGGGGCAGGCCCACGGCCGGCCACCAGCAGGGAAGAGATGGAGCCCAAGGGAGGCAGGAGGGCTTTGAGACAGCCCTTGTCTGTTCTTCATCCCAGGAGACCCTCGGACGGGTGCAGAGCCAGGGAGAGGACAGCAGTGAGCAGCCATCCCCTGGGTCAGAACCCAGGAGATGGCAAAGGTGAGCCCACAGCAGGCAGGTGGCAGACGCTCCCGTAACTTTCTCTGCCTGAGCATAAGTGAGGACTCCCCACCCTGGTCACCTCGGCTCCAGTGGGGAGGAGGTGTGGCTGCGTCCCAGACACGTCTTCCAGTTTCCTCGGGTTGGTAGGGATTGGAGGTGGAGAGATCACTTAGAGCCCCGGGGCCTGACCCCACTGGCTGCGGACAGGAGCCGGTACCCAGGCAAGTGGTCCCAACTCTTGTTCAGAGCGGGTGGTCCAGTCTGGGACGCTGTGGCCGGGCCCAGAGACAGCTAGGAGTCTGAGACACACAGGGCCTCCACCGCGTCGCTCAGACCCTGGTTGACGCCGCCCACGGCCAGCAGGCAGTTCCTGAGGACGAGGCTGGAGCAAGCGCAGCGGGGCGTGGGCATGGCGGGGAGGGCCTCCCAGCGGCTCTTCCCCGGGTGGAACGCCTCGGCCGTCTCCAGGACCGTGGGCTGGTTCCCTGAAAGTGCGAGGGGCCAGGTCTCACCAAGCATCCAGCCACCAGCCCGCCCGGGGGAAGGGcccacctccaccctccctctggaaccACAGGCAGAAGGTGACCCActgcctgccctccctccctccgctCCGGGGGAGGTGACCCACCTCCCGCCTCCCTCGGGAACCTCAGGCAGAAGCCCAGCACCCTGGACTCCCTGAGCCTCAGGCTTTCCCCACCCTCTGTCAAACAGTCACTCTGCCCTTCCTGCCTTCTCAGTCCTTCCATCCCCTCAAGATGCAAGACGCAGTTTTCTTCCCCCACTGCCTGTTTTACTACACGTTTCTAGACACTACTGCCTCTCTCCTGCCCATGAGGAAGAAAGCTGCTCACACGGTCTAGCTCACGTCAAGTTCCTTTCCTGCATGGTAAAGTCGGGGAATCTGTCCAcactgagtaaactctgggttcCCAGGAGCCCCACTGCCCACTTATCTCTCCCTAGTTGACGGTGGGACACCACCATCAAAGTTCCCTGATCTCTGGGAGGGCTCATCCAGCAAATCTTGAGTTCATCAGAACAGCTGATTTGATCAGACTGCTTTCCTACTTCCTGATAGAGCTGAGTGTCCAGGGAGAAGATAAAGAGGATCAAGGCCAATCCCTTCAACCTCCAGCCCTCCCTGTACAGGGCCCCGGGGACCTGGGCTCAGCCGGCCTGTCACGTGGTTCTCAGCATGTCCCTtatgctctctgagcctcagtttcccccgtGTAAGAGGACAGAGAGACCACATCTGAGGCCCACCCACGGAGGCAGGACGTCGAGGCTGGGAGAAGAGAGTGCCTTGGAATCAGGTGGTAGGCAGGCGGTGTGCCAGGAGCCAGCACCCTCTTCTGCGCATGCACATCCAGAGTCCACGGAGCACCAGGCCACAGCCTGGAAGCTCTTTCCTTACCAAGCCCTCCAGCCACTATGACCCGACCACTCAGAGAGCCAGCCACAAAGTCTGCCCGCCGCTTCTTGAGGAAGAAGGAACGCTCCATCTTCAGCCATCCCCCTGCAGGCCGTGGGCGATGTCAGGAGAAACACAGAGAGAATGAGATGCTGACCGCCCCTGCCAAATACGCCCGAGTGCCAAACCGCTCTCATCCTGAGTGGCACCTTGATTCCATCTACCCTGTATGCTCAGGGCGTGTACAACGCCTCCTGCCGTGCGAAATGGCACTCAACCGACCCTCTCCATGCCTGTTGCAGGCCAAGGAACCATCAGCTCTTATCAGGAATCACCTTGCCCCACCTCCGTTTTCACGGACTTTAAGCTGGAAAGGCGGAGAGTGTCCCAGTCAGTATGCTCTGTTTCAAAGCCCTCCCTCATCTGGCCCTGGCTGGATGTTGTAAGAAGGAACAACAGCTGGGAAAGGCTTTGATAAAAACAGCCAGCCAATCAGAGGGAGCCCTGGACAGATGAAAGAATTTGATCCCAAGAGTAGCCCTGAATGGAGAGGAGCATTCAGACTTCTGAAAGGTTCACGCCGCTGGGTAAACGGGCCGGGGCAGATGGGTGGGATGGGTGTAAGGTGggaggagggcagaagggaggTGGGTAGCTAGGGCCTGGTGTCCAGCTTACCTTGCTCCATGTCGAACACATCCATCGTCCGGAGGAACTTGGGCTGCCGGTAGAGCCGGCCCTGCCGCAGGCCCCCCAGGCTATACAAGCGGTCGTCCAGGGTCACAAAGCTGGAGAAGGCCCGCTTGCAGGGGATGTTGGGGAACTTGGTCCAGGAGCGAGTCTCAATGTCAAAGACCTCGAAGGCGTTGACCGCATACTTGGACTGCCGTCCTCCTGGAGGCCAGGGCAGGGCACATGTTGGGCAGGAGAGTAAGCCCCTGGGGACTGGGGCTGGGTTCCTCCTTCTCACTGTTATTCAATCACATAGGAAGCTCCCTGAGGGTGGGGGGCTGTGTGATTAACCCCCAGTGCCCAGGAGATGCTGGGCACACAAATACTGCTTCTAACAGGAACTGGTccgggagggaaggagagatggaCATGGGCCAGACAGCACATCTATGTCCTTACCCAGCACATAGATCTTGGAGCCTCGGAGGAAGGAGGTGGCGGCGTATCTCGGGGTGGGCATGTGTGCCAGAGACACCCACATGTCCTTGAGCATGTCATAGTGTTGGAGATGATTGTGTGGACGGAGGTCCAGGCCCATCCCGCCTGCTGCGTACACGCGGTAATCTAGGAGAAAGGGCACACAGCAGACACCGTGAGACAGGCCCGTGCACTCAGCCGCTACCTTGGCCAGGCTCTGTCAACCCCTTGAATCCCAGCACTGAAGCCCGGCCACGTTCCCAACCACTGCTCTGCCAGAGAATGGGTTGGTGGCACCATTAAAAGCTCCTGCCACACTCAAGCCTGGGTCTTCTTGAAGCCACGTCAGGCCTACGTGCCTTACCTTCCTTGGTGCCTGGCCCTTGGTTAAGCCCAAGATGCCAAGCCATGCCCAGAAGTAGACTGCGGTGGAGTCCAGGCCTGGACAACCCTTTGAAGGTCTTGTCCCCGCCATTCTCCTTCCAGGGCAGCCAGAGAGATGCCAAAGAGGGACAGTATTCCCCTGACGCCCTCCAGGAGCAGCCTGATGCCATGCACTCCCAGACCGGAACTCGAGACCTAGAGGGAGCCTCTGGAGATGAGGTCAGCCCTGCTGCCACTGGCCTTGTGGGACACTGGCCCGCTgctgtccttttctttctctggatAGGGGAAGGCCATCCTCCTGGACACACAGGAAAGCTTGTGGGCTCCAGGAGCCAGCTTGCACTGAATGGGATAGGGCTGGGGGTGAAAGAGGGAGAGGCTTTGGACGAAAGAAGCTCTGAGCAGGCAGCGAGCTGGGCGCTCTGAGGAAAGGAGAGCTTCTCTACTCCTTGTGGCCGCAGGTGACACAGCACACCTGGAGGCCGTgcagcctccaggctcccctcACCCCAGGACCTCAGGCAGCCCTCTCAAGACACAGCCCGACCCCCAGGGCCCTCTTCTCCCAGGGACCCATCCCTGCTCGGGGGATGTCTACTAGAGGCCAGTCCTCACCACTTCTGGCTCTaagaggcttttatttttcaagagaatTACAGGAATGAGTACTTCTTTCTACTTTCCAATCTTActaaagagagaaacaaagaaatccAAACCCTACACTGTGGCTAGGAGATGGGGCTTGCTAAAGAGACACTCACCTTACGCACACTCTGCGTCTCCCATTCCTCTTCTCACCTATACCTCTGAAGCTGGGAAGCTGCCCCTCCACTCCACACTACCAATCCTGCGTCCGATTCTTACTCATGCTTTCAGAATCACCTTGGTGTCCCTGACTGCAAGGCTGGGCTGAAGGTGGTGGCTCCTGTGGCCATCACCCTGCTTCCCACACTGTTACTGGGATAACCTTTGTATGTTTCTTTCAATAGATTGTTAGATCCTGAAAATTTGTTAATTTGTGGCCCTGGAATATGGTATAAAGCCTGGCACACGAGCATGTACATTTTTAGTAAACTAACTGCTGAGCCCATTCAGCGCCATAGTTAAAAGAGCACAGACTGGACCATCACCTTCAGGCTGTTACTTGGGCGAGTTACTCAACTTCTCTGGGCCCCACAttgcttctctgtaaaatgaggacagtgGTACTACTTCCCTCATCTGACAAGTTCTGAGGGTCAAAGGGGTTAATACCTATTAAGCACCTATGGTAaggactcaataaatgttagttcttaACTGTTCAGCACCACTTCTTGAGGCCTGGGGATAAAGggctcccctttccctctccatTTCCCCATGGACCTCCAGGCCTTGCATCTTTCTTACTGGGAGTTCAGGAGGCGCTGTTGGCTACTCTGCCCTGAGGGCTTCTTGAGTTTCTCTGTCTGATCTTCACTGGTAAGACCTGGGCTCCTAAAGGCAGGGATCAGATCTTCTGCATCTTTCCTTCCCACCTGGGACCTAGAACTGTGCCAGGAACAGGGCAGGTGCTCAAGAAATACTGATTTCTGACCTACAGTAGACCTGACAGGGAGCTGAAATAATTTTGCAAGAGGAGGAGGTAAGGCTGCAAACCTCTAAGCCTGTCTGATCTGCATTTGGGGTTTTCTAACTCCTACTGGGCCATTTCCCATAAAACTGTGTTTTAGAAAAACAGTTTCCAGGGCCCATTCTCTGCTCTGGGCTATACCAGGCCAGAAAAGAAAGACAGGATGGGCTTGGAGAAACTGAGATAAGAAGCATAAAGCTATGTAGTGAGCACACACATGCCCTGAGAACCTAGTGAACCTGGGCAAGAAGCCGCAGGAGCATGAACCTCAGGAACGTTCTGGTCTCCACTCATCAGTACCTCTGAGATTAGGAGGCAGACTGTAGGGAGAAGGTCCTGGAATCAGGTCCCAAGACCCTCCCTGTGGGGCCTGGGTTGGTATGAAGATGGCATGAACAGGCCCAGGACCCCAAATATGTGTCTGGAGGTGGTGGCACCTGCAAGGCAGATTTCAAGGGATTTGCTACTGTGGGTGGGAGGCCCAACCATTCTGCTGAATGAAGGTATCCACAGGGATATGGACAGAGTGCCCTTTGGCTCTCCCCTCAGGCAGGCTTGCCCACCTTGCTGGGAGGAGGCTGCTGGGATGGAGTGGAGCTCTGGTATCATGTGGATTTACTACACACTTCACTTGTCTGAGCCGCAATTTTCCCACCTATGAAACCAGGCCAGAGGGTCTTTAGTTTCAGTGCCCATGTAATGTGACAGTGGCCTGCAGTCCAGGGCTGGCTTCCACCCCTTTTCCGGGGCCTCCCACCCTTCCTCCGCCCGCCCTCAGCCCTGGCCCCACTCGCCTTTGGCGGTGACCGAAATGCCCATGGCGGCCTCGCGCAGCGCGCTCCTCTTCTTCCACTTGCCCTCGTCGATGTTGTACATCTCCACGACCTTCAGGGGCAGCTGACTGGCGCCCACACCCCCGATCACCATGATCCGCTTCCCCAGGGCGGTGACGGCCACGCCGGCCCGGGCCGTGGGTAGCGGGGGCAGGGCGGTCCACTGGTCGGCCTCGGGGGAGTAGACCTCgaagcagtccatggggacgccgTTGTCGTCACAGCCCCCGATGGCATAGACCTGTCCCCCGGTTTCCAGCAGGGAGCAGTACACCCGGCGGCTCGGCAGCGGTGCCAGGCGCTTCCACTGGAAGTCCTTGACGGTGGGCACCTCCATGGCAGCCCCGGGGGCCCCGCCCGCCGCGCCCCCGCGGAGCGCGGAGCGAGCCCGGGGGTCGGTCAGCTACTCCGCGCCGCCCCTCGCCGTCTCCATCTCGCTGGGGtccgccgccgcccgccccccGGCTAGGGCCCCGACGCCGGCCAGCGCTTCTCGGTCCCTCAAGACTCGGCGGCCCGGCGACGTCTGCGCTCGGCCCCGCGGGATGAGCCGGACGAATCAAGGGCGGCGGGGTCCCCGCGCGCCGCCTCCTGGCCTCCCAGCCCCCCGCCCCGGACAACTTTCAAGGGAAGACGCGGCGGGGTCTCCCCGGCACCGCTCTGTCCCCCGCGGGTCCGAGACCCTGGGGCCGCGCGGAAGACCGGGAGGGCCCCTGCGCGCTGGGCGCCGGGCGGCCTGCGGGCGAAGCGAGGAGCTGACACCTCCGGGCGCCGCCGCCCGTCCCCCGCGGCTCTCCCCGCCCGCCgactcccgcccccgccccgcgcggCTCACACAGCCAGGCCGGAGGGTGCGGCGGGCGGCGGGGCGCGGAAAGCACATTACGCGAGAGCGGCGCGGGGCGCAGGGGAGGGGGCGCGCCGTCCTGCCCAGCGCGCGCCGCCGTCACCCAGGCGGATGCGGAGAACAAGTGAGCAGCCGGAGGAGAAGCCGAGCCGCCGCCGGGGGTGGGGCGGCCCCGCGCACAGCCTCCCTACGGCCGCCACACCTGTGCGGGAAGCCGCGTGCGCCCCGCGGCCGCTTTACATAAGCCTCGGTGCTACGGCCGCGGGGGAGGGAAAGGGCCCGGCGGGAGGCGCGCACCCCCTTGCCTACTGTTCGGGTAAAGCGGGGCCCTAGAGCCAAGTATCCGGATGACGGGCCGGGACTCGCTCCAGGGCGGGGTGGGCGGTTTGTGAGTGTTTGTTTTGGGTGAGGAGGCAGAGAGTCCAATTACCCAGTTTATCTACAATACACAGACCCAGTTCGTGACAGACTGGCTCAACAGTGGGCTCTGCTATGGGGGAGGTATTATCAGATGGTTTAACCTAATAGGAACGTGTTATGTGGGTGTGACACCCCCAGACCTGACACAGGGGCATCCGAACAATGTACACGCTAAcctgtgcacacatgcataatTTACACATCGCCACCACACCGTCCACCCGGAAATGGTCATATCCACAGAGAAACTGACAAATGCACAGTTTGGCGGACACACAGCCAGCCAGAGACAGAAGTGGAAGGGCAAACACGTGAGTGGTCCCTTCCACATCATCCTTCTTTACACACCTTAGGAAGGGAAAACCTGGGTACCAAATCTGGGCCCTCCAGCACCAACCCACAGGGCTTGACAAATAATTCTTTCAAGACCGGCAATGGCCTTATCAGGCCAGCAGTCTGCAGTAACAGAGGTGCCCCTGAGGCCGGTGAGCCGCCTGGTGTGAGGAACTGCAGGCTTCTGGGGTCCCCCTATGCAGTTCTCCTGAACAGAGCCAAGTCTTGAAACACTCAGGCCTGGGAATCTGACAGACCTGGATTTAAATTCTGACTCTAAAAGAATTTAGAGTCTTACTTACTtactctgaacttcagtttccttattttgtttagattaaactttgtattttgagATAAATTGTGGATTCCCTCGCGGTTGTAAGATATAACACCTTTTACCCAACTTCCCTCAatggtaacatcttgcaaaatgtATAGTATAATAATATCCTAACCAGAATATGGAAGTTAtcagtcaagatacagaaaattcccatcaCCACAAGAACTCTTCatgttgcctttttttaaaaaaaagttgagcTATAATTGATTTACACTATGTtagtttccggagaaggcaatggcaccccactccagtactcttgcctggaaaatcccatggacggaggagcctggtgggctgcagtccatggggtcgctaagagtcggacacgactgagcgacttcactttcacttttcactttcctgcattggagaaggaaatggcaacccactccagtgttcttgcctggagaatcccagggacgggggagcctggtgggctgcggtctacggggtcgcacagagttgaacatgactgaagcgacttagcagcagcaacaacaatgttagtttcaggtgtacatgtTGCCTTCTTATACCCATACATTCTTCCCTCTTGCCTCTATCTCTCCAACCCCTGGCATCCACTAATCTATTCTCCATTTCCATAGTTCTGTCAGTTCAAGAATGTTATGTAcagaattctctggcagtccagtggttaggacttggcactttcactgccgggtCCTGGGGTTCAGtctttggttggggaactaagatcccacagtgaTGGTCTACCACCGcaccccctgcaaaaaaaaagaatattattggGACTGGCTTTCCTTTTGCTCCCAGCATAATTCTGAGGAGATTCATCCAAGTCGCTGCATATATCACCAGTtcactactttctgtttctgagtAGCATTCCATGGTATAGATACATCACTGTAGATTTTTGCAAAGATTAAAAGGGAAGACATTTGtaaagtgttcagttcagctTCTGACACACGGCAAGGGCCTGGTAAATCGCCATTAATGCCGTAACTATTACAACTACTgtcaacaaaaccaagaaaaaggaaatttgcCCCTCACTGAGAAATGACTTCCTGTGAGAAACAGAAGTCACAGCTCCCGATAGGCCCATCTTAACATCTTGAGTTCTTGGCTTAAAAATTCCACTGCTTTCTAGTTTGAGTTTCCTGTACTTACATATTAAGCACCTCTAGAACCTTTCAGAAGACGGTTGTGCTGGGGCTCAGAGCAGCCCACCCCAAGATATACCACAATGGCATATTGACTGTTTTAAGTTAGTTATTTAAGAAACAGCAGCGGGAAAAAAATTGATGTTGAAAAACACTCTGAACTCCTTCTTTATCCCTGAAAGTGGGAAATAAATCTTCCATGTCAAAGTACCCTACCCAAACCAAGAGGAGAGAAAGCAACCTCACCACCAGAGGTAGGGAATTCAAGGCTAAGAAATTTGTATAaacaaattttgttgttttattagtCTGCTACACCAGGCATGAATTCCTTTGTTAAATTTTCACAAATAGTGTTTATTTGtctaaaaatgatatataaacaACCTGCCCTGGTCACTTTGGGGGTCCCATTTCTATGGGATCTCTGGATATGTGAGTTAAATTTTTTATCCCTGCTGATAATCTTGTGTCCTTTTAAATATTAGACCAGCCGAAAGAACTCAAGATGGGGAAGGGAATATTTCCCCCTCCCCAAAAGTAATGTTCTGTTTATTTAATAAGAAtgcataaattcaaaaaaatgtgATCTGCATTAATGAAGTTTCACTGGAAGCAacaaacatttctctttttcctggaGGTCACAATCTGCCCAGAGGAACTGGGAACAAACCCTCAACCATCAACTTAAACAGTCTTCACAAGATTTGGACATGGTGATCAGAAGTATCGAAAGCCGTACATATTCCTCAAAGGGGTTTGTTGGGTGGGTCCACTTTCAGCCTCTGTTGCCCACTGAGCCTTCTACCAAAGCAGCGAGGCAAGGCTTCTTGtggccccacccaccccagctgGGACAGCTCAGTGAGCAGGTATATAAAGCTCATACTACTTTATGTTTGCCTAACTTGAAATAAACTTGCACATCCGCTTCCCcataatcttgaaaacaaccCTAGGAAATGTTGTCAGTTAGGTATCAGTGTCTGCTTTTTAAGACGAGGACTCTGAGCCTTAGTGAAATGAAGTAATTGACTTATGACCATGTGAGCCGTTCAGGGTGGGTCTAGTTGGTGAATTCCGAATCCAGTGCCTTTCACTATATTCCAGTTAAATCACTAATGAAAGAATTGTATATTACTAAGGGCGTCAAActtctctcctctcactttcagccCAGTTACAGTGAAGGAAGGAGCAGGGGCCCTCAGAGGTTTCAGGGACTACCCTCTCCCCGTTGCCATACAGTCTGGGCCAGGCAGCATAGCTGGGAAAGGACCAGAGTCAGCCCCCCGAATAGGACAGTTCTAACCTAATGTTCATGTCCTGCAATCATAATGCTCTTTGAAGGCTGTGGGATCCAGGGAGTCAAACCCTTGGAAAAGTACTAAGACAGGATGCCTTCCAGGCCACGGCCTCGTTGCTTGTTCTGGAAGTCCTGGCCTCTCTGCATCGCCCCCGCTCCTTCCCCCACAGCTCTTCCTCCCAGCCAGGTGACATCCTTTAGTCCTTACACTGAATGCACACTGAGGAAGCTTGTAACCTAGCAACCGCCACTTAGGATTCCCTGAGTCACCTGCCGTTTCCATGCCTGGGCTGAGTGCACCAGGCTGGGGACGTACGCAGTGCCAAGCAGAGGTGGGGGTCCAGTGATCCCCTTTGATTCCTCACCAGCTCATTCCAGTGAGTAACCACATTACCTGTCAGGAAGGTCTTCCTCTTTAGAGGAAGGATTTAGAAGCCTAAATCCTTCTTGCTTTCAGACTTTGTGTTGCATTGGTCtgggtttctcttcatttttagatACTGTTTGAGTATTTGCCTTGGTTATAAGGTAGCACTGGAAAGGTAggaaggtggggagaggaagTTCATGAAAGTCTCTAAACATGAAGCCTTGATACTCAGGAGCCtttattattgtgatattgaTGCATGAGTCAAATTGGTTGAAGGGGTATTTAGCCTCAGAAATActtattaagtatatttttaaagaagtctcTTTTcgggtgttgtttagttgccgaGTCAGGTCTGACGtttttacagccccatggactgtggggtcatccatgggacttcctaggctcctctgtccatgggatttcctaggctcctctgtctctaggatttcctaggcaagaatactgcagcgtgttgccatttccttctccaggttttgGGTTTGTTAAGGCCTAATTTACATACAAGAAACTGCACAGTCTGACTCAGCATCAATAGAGTTTATTAGATATTCAGGGGCTGGCCTTCACTGAACTCTGTGGTAGGTAGTGGGGAAGCTGAGGGTGTTGGTGAGGGGACAGTCTCTGCCCAGGAAAGCAGGCAGAGTCCCAGCGAGGCATCCTGTGGTGACGTATGTGTGTGCAGGGCCTCAGGGGGCTGGTGGGGTGCCGAGTGCAGAACACAGTTGTGGTgggagtggggaaaggagagttgTATAGCTCTAAAGAGCTGCAGTAGCTTCTTTCTCCGTCTTCAGAAACGCAGTTTACCCTCCCGGGTGTGATGCTGGGGGACGGCAGCCTGCATTCCCCTGGGGCCCGTCTCTGTCCCTGTGCAGTTCTCTCTCCGCAGGCAGGCGGCCTTGGGAAGGTGtgtggactttggagtcagacagacaggGCTGAATCCTGGATCGCCCACTcccggctgtgtgaccttgaatgagTCCCTGACGTCCTGAATCTCAGCTCCTCATCCgtgagaaagggaagaaggaaactaCTTGTAGCACGACGTGCGGAACGAGACGCCAGGCGTGCCTCTGGGCAGGCAGCAGGTCCTCTGTAAAGAGCAGTGTGCTTTCTTCCCCTTGCAGGTTTCCATACTTCTGGCCAGAGAGCCTGAATAGCAGGCGCCAGTCTCACAAGGGAGGCACCTTACCAGAGCCCACACCTGTCCAGAAATCCAGCCATTTCTGGGTCTGTGTCTTGAACAGGATATTTCCTCCTAGCTAACTGGAATCTCTTCCACTGCAGCCTGAACAGTATTCTGATCAGGAGAACAGCTGGTGCTCTTCCTTTAGATAATCACCTTCTTATTCCTCATCTGAGGCTTGGGCTGGATTCAGGGAGCCAGGGAAGAGGATGACTCATCCGATTAGGACAGAGGCCACAGCAGACTAAGGGGAGGGTCGATCCCTCCCCAACTTGGAAAAGCCTCATTAGAGCCCCCTCCTGCCCAGCCCCGAGGAAGAATTCAGGGCTCGAGTGGACCTGAGTGGAGCCAGGGCGGCACCAGGGCAGCAGTCACAACCATCATCTGCATCTGTTCGCACGACACCACCAGCCTCTGGGGTGGCAGTCGGGGGTCCCTTAGGATGGCCTCGAATGAGAGGGCCTCACCTCCTGACCATGCAGCCTCAACTGGAGGGCGGAGTCAGCCACGTTCCTTCCGCTACCCGCACCCTGCCATAGCATGGAGCGCAGTGCACGGAGCGCGGCATGCAGCATGGCACTCAGCACAGAGAGTAGAGCCTGGAGCCTAGAGGGACGAAACGGGGGTCACCATACACGCATCAGTCTGCCTGGGAGCAACCTCTGCCCATTTAGGTAAAACCAGGACATTGGAAAGTGGATCACAGATAAGGCATTGGCAGGGTGGTCATCTTGATTTTCAGACTCACAAGATACACAATTTAGAAGGAAGAGTTGGGGAGCACAAATTCCTCTGCTCCTTAAAGCATCAGATGATAAAAGACAGCAGGAAGAGGAGCCTTCTCAGAAAGACCTCGGCTACTTCTCTGTGTTTATTGAGGAAATTGTAAGAGGAAATGGGGCTTGTAATAAAGCCTGAGGATCTGGGttataaaaaggaagaatttCCTGCCCCGGGagcatcagaaaattaaaataccagCATGAGGTGAGGTGAGAGACCATGGTGTCACTTCCCCTGGGAGGTACTGGAAATAGGAAAGACACAGGGCTGAGAGTCAAAAGACCTCTGTTCCAGCTCACATCTTGTCATAACCAGGCTGTGCACCTCTGGACCAAGCACATCTATTCTggtgtctgtaaaatgagagagGAGGGAAGTAGACAGCGGCCTGAGGTCTGGCCCAGCTGGAGCGTCCTTCCGCAGCGGGCACGCAGGGTGGGAAGCCCTAGAGAAATAATCGTTTAA is a genomic window of Bos indicus isolate NIAB-ARS_2022 breed Sahiwal x Tharparkar chromosome 16, NIAB-ARS_B.indTharparkar_mat_pri_1.0, whole genome shotgun sequence containing:
- the KLHDC8A gene encoding kelch domain-containing protein 8A, translating into MEVPTVKDFQWKRLAPLPSRRVYCSLLETGGQVYAIGGCDDNGVPMDCFEVYSPEADQWTALPPLPTARAGVAVTALGKRIMVIGGVGASQLPLKVVEMYNIDEGKWKKRSALREAAMGISVTAKDYRVYAAGGMGLDLRPHNHLQHYDMLKDMWVSLAHMPTPRYAATSFLRGSKIYVLGGRQSKYAVNAFEVFDIETRSWTKFPNIPCKRAFSSFVTLDDRLYSLGGLRQGRLYRQPKFLRTMDVFDMEQGGWLKMERSFFLKKRRADFVAGSLSGRVIVAGGLGNQPTVLETAEAFHPGKSRWEALPAMPTPRCACSSLVLRNCLLAVGGVNQGLSDAVEALCVSDS